Proteins encoded together in one Nyctibius grandis isolate bNycGra1 chromosome 1, bNycGra1.pri, whole genome shotgun sequence window:
- the SMC6 gene encoding structural maintenance of chromosomes protein 6 isoform X1, with amino-acid sequence MGKRKEESISKPGSHKRKRQEYTNEHSDESSEEENSQSSADSNFSSLSTVGEVGIIESIQLKNFMCHSMLGPFQFGSNLNFVVGNNGSGKSSVLTALIVGLGGKATATNRGSSLKMFVRDGETSADITITLRNQGRDAFKPEAYGSSIIVNQRINLDGSRSYRLKSKSGTLISSKKEELIGILDHFNIQVDNPVSVLTQEMSKHFLQSKNEGDKYKFFMKATQLEQMKEDYSSIMKTKENTCIQIEQGVERLQELKQLYGEKKERYKSIGFVNDMRNRLEDLKHKMAWAVVGEMEKEIQPIKEGIIAEEGNTGKFVQKVEECQIKVNEAEQKYKALQDKLITVSEEAQALHPQCVSLKADVQARRKAVNETEVVYNRLKTELKRLGKDDEQLRKRIEELKSSANQVSEPEKLERQRKIAHLRGQLKAFHDEEMMIGQQVDQFQQAIYKCKEEHARIRREDCDAKQALDAKQKQLRELKDSKTNTLKRFGPHMPAFLEAVETAYRQGRFKHKPVGPLGAFIHLKDAELTLAVECCLKSLVQAFCCDNHSDEKTLQLLMSKYYPHGFRPQIIVNKFQDKVYDVRHRGVHHPEFPSVLTALEIDHAMVANCLIDVRSIETVLLIKSSRKAREVMQLNRPPKNCREAFTAEGDQVFERRYYSSDYVRPKFLSKDVEAEISHLEKEIENKKAQMTVSQQCLCSIENEIRQNEDHLHGHRRHQKELQIKIRTTNAEIADLENMEEHQSVDIRTLEDEAKENKGKMESVKKDMQEQSRKMEELKSILQVAEKKFEEMKEKVHQVEEIAGPIKDELNQADSEVENSKRRLQHCEDKQKEHLACIKRHKELLAAKEKGLEEKIAQARQIYSERLEVSRTVKSLDAEMNRLRERINSENDRHGNREEIIQQFHDAKERYEDANSKVKNLKKFIRLLEEIMTQRFKIYRQFLRLLSLRCKLYFDNLLRIRACSGKIYFDHKNETLSITVQPREEDKAALNDVRSLSGGERSFSTVCFVLSLWSVTESPFRCLDEFDVYMDMVNRRIAMDMILKVADSQRHRQFILLTPQRMSSLPTSSRIRILRMQDPERGQRTLNFQNKKDKEDDQ; translated from the exons ATGGgtaagagaaaggaagaaagtattTCAAAGCCTGGATCCCATAAAAGGAAGAGACAAGAATACACAAATGAACACAGTGATGAGTCTAGCGAAGAAGAAAATTCTCAGTCATCAGCTGATAGTAATTTCTCTTCACTGTCG ACTGTGGGGGAAGTTGGGATAATTGAAAGTATCCAGCTGAAGAACTTTATGTGCCATTCGATGTTGGGGCCTTTTCAGTTTGGATCAAATCTCAATTTTGTTGTTGGAAACAATGGAA GTGGAAAAAGTTCTGTATTAACTGCTCTTATTGTTGGACTTGGTGGAAAAGCCACTGCAACTAATAGAGGTTcctcattaaaaatgtttgtacGAGACGGAGAGAC ttctgcagATATTACCATAACATTACGAAACCAAGGTAGAGATGCATTTAAACCAGAAGCGTATGGTAGCTCTATTATTGTGAATCAGCGCATTAATCTGGATGGAAGCAGAAGTTATagactgaaaagcaaatctg GGACCttaatttcttcaaagaaagagGAACTCATAGGAATACTGGATCACTTTAATATACAG gtaGATAATCCTGTGTCTGTTTTAACCCAAGAGATGAGTAAGCACTTTTTACAGTCTAAAAATGAAGGTGACAAGTACAAG ttttttaTGAAGGCAACTCAGCTAGAACAAATGAAAGAAGATTACTCCTctattatgaaaacaaaagaaaatacatgtattCAGATAGAACAAGGAGTAGAG cgTCTTCAAGAACTTAAGCAGCTTTATGGTGAAAAAAAGGAACGTTACAAAAGCATTGGGTTTGTGAATGACATGCGAAATCGTCTTGAAGATTTGAAACATAAAATGGCATGGGCAGTG GTGGgtgagatggaaaaagaaatacagccGATCAAAGAAGGCATCATTGCTGAAGAAGGAAATACAGGGAAGTTTGTTCAGAAGGTAGAAGAATGCCAG ATAAAAGTGAATGAAGCAGAACAGAAGTACAAAGCGTTACAAGACAAGTTAATAACAGTAAGTGAAGAAGCACAAGCTCTGCATCCTCAGTGTGTTTCTTTGAAGGCTGATGTGcaggcaagaagaaaagcagtcaATGAAACTGAG GTAGTTTATAATCGTCTCAAAACTGAGTTAAAACGTCTGGGAAAAGACGATGAACAGCTACGTAAACGAAttgaagaactgaaaagcag TGCTAATCAGGTTTCAGAGCCTGAAAAATtggaaagacaaaggaaaattgCACACTTAAGGGGACAGTTAAAGGCATTCCATGATGAAGAAATGATGATTGGTCAACAGGTGGATCAGTTTCAGCAGGCTATATATAAGTGTAAGGAAGAACATGCTAGAATTAG GAGAGAAGACTGTGATGCAAAACAAGCACTGGATGCCAAGCAGAAACAGCTGAGAGAGTTGAAAGATAGTAAAACAAATACCTTGAAAAGATTTGGACCACATATGCCAGCATTTCTTGAAGCAGTTGAAACAGCCTATAGGCAAGGGCGCTTTAAACACAAACCTGTCGGACCTTTAG GTGCTTTCATTCATCTGAAAGATGCTGAACTGACCTTGGCTGTTGAATGTTGTTTAAAGAGCCTAGTTCAGGCATTTTGCTGTGATAATCACAGTGATGAAAAAACTCTTCAGCTACTGATGTCAAAATATTATCCGCATGGATTTAGACCtcaaataattgtaaataaattTCAGGATAAAGTTTATGATGTTAGACACAG aggaGTTCATCATCCAGAATTCCCATCAGTTCTCACAGCACTGGAAATAGATCATGCAATGGTTGCCAACTGTTTGATCGACGTGAGGAGTATAGAAACAGTCCTGCTGATTAAA AGTAGCCGTAAAGCTCGTGAAGTAATGCAGCTTAATCGGCCCCCAAAAAATTGTAGAGAAGCTTTCACGGCTGAAGGCGATCAAGTCTTTGAAAGACGATACTACTCTTCTGATTACGTCAGACCCAAGTTCCTAAGCAAAGATGTTGAAGCAGAAATAAG TCACTtggagaaagaaattgaaaacaaaaaggcacagATGACAGTATCTCAGCAATGTTTATGTTCCATTGAAAATGAGATTAGGCAGAATGAAGATCATCTTCATGGTCATCGACGACACCAAAAAGAACTACAG ataaaaataagaacaacaaatgcagaaatagcAGATCTTGAAAATATGGAAGAACACCAGTCAGTGGACATCCGTACATTA GAAGATGAAGCTAAAGAAAATAAGGGTAAGATGGAATCTGTTAAAAAAGACATGCaggaacaaagcagaaaaatggaagaactgAAAAGTATTCTTCaggtagctgaaaaaaaatttgaagaaatgaaagaaaaagttcatcaagtaGAAGAAATTGCTGGTCCAATTAAG GATGAATTAAACCAAGCTGACTCAGAAGTGGAAAACAGTAAACGCCGTTTGCAGCACTGtgaagacaaacagaaagaacaCTTGGCGTGCATAAAAAGACATAAAGAATTACTTGCTGCCAAAGAAAAAGGATTAGAG GAAAAAATTGCACAAGCTAGGCAGATCTACTCAGAGCGCTTAGAAGTCAGCAGAACTGTTAAGAGTCTTGATGCAGAAATGAATCGCTTGAGAGAGAGGATAAATTCAGAAAATGATCGCCatggaaacagagaagaaataataca GCAATTTCATGATGCAAAGGAAAGATATGAGGATGCAAACAGTAAagtaaagaatttaaagaaatttattAGGCTGCTGGAAGAAATAATGACACAGAGATTCAAAATATATCGACAATTCTTAAG GCTCCTTTCTTTACGATGCAAACTCTACTTCGACAATTTATTACGTATTCGAGCTTGctctggaaaaatatattttgatcaCAAGAATGAGACACTTTCAATAACA gttCAGCCTCGAGAGGAAGATAAAGCTGCCCTTAATGACGTGAGATCCTTATCAGGAGGTGAACGTTCCTTCTCAACAGTTTGTTTCGTTCTTTCTCTGTGGTCCGTTACTGAATCTCCTTTCAGATGCTTGGATGAATTTGATGTCTACATG GACATGGTTAACAGAAGAATTGCAATGGATATGATTCTTAAGGTGGCTGACTCTCAGCGTCATCGACAGTTCATTTTGCTCACCCCACAAAGAATGAG ttctcTGCCCACGAGTTCCCGTATTCGAATCCTCCGAATGCAAGACCCTGAAAGAGGCCAAAGAACATTGAATTTCCAAAACAAGAAGGACAAAGAAGATGATCAATAA
- the SMC6 gene encoding structural maintenance of chromosomes protein 6 isoform X2 produces the protein MGKRKEESISKPGSHKRKRQEYTNEHSDESSEEENSQSSADSNFSSLSTVGEVGIIESIQLKNFMCHSMLGPFQFGSNLNFVVGNNGSGKSSVLTALIVGLGGKATATNRGSSLKMFVRDGETSADITITLRNQGRDAFKPEAYGSSIIVNQRINLDGSRSYRLKSKSGTLISSKKEELIGILDHFNIQVDNPVSVLTQEMSKHFLQSKNEGDKYKFFMKATQLEQMKEDYSSIMKTKENTCIQIEQGVERLQELKQLYGEKKERYKSIGFVNDMRNRLEDLKHKMAWAVVGEMEKEIQPIKEGIIAEEGNTGKFVQKVEECQIKVNEAEQKYKALQDKLITVSEEAQALHPQCVSLKADVQARRKAVNETEVVYNRLKTELKRLGKDDEQLRKRIEELKSSANQVSEPEKLERQRKIAHLRGQLKAFHDEEMMIGQQVDQFQQAIYKCKEEHARIRREDCDAKQALDAKQKQLRELKDSKTNTLKRFGPHMPAFLEAVETAYRQGRFKHKPVGPLGAFIHLKDAELTLAVECCLKSLVQAFCCDNHSDEKTLQLLMSKYYPHGFRPQIIVNKFQDKVYDVRHRGVHHPEFPSVLTALEIDHAMVANCLIDVRSIETVLLIKSSRKAREVMQLNRPPKNCREAFTAEGDQVFERRYYSSDYVRPKFLSKDVEAEISHLEKEIENKKAQMTVSQQCLCSIENEIRQNEDHLHGHRRHQKELQIKIRTTNAEIADLENMEEHQSVDIRTLEDEAKENKGKMESVKKDMQEQSRKMEELKSILQVAEKKFEEMKEKVHQVEEIAGPIKDELNQADSEVENSKRRLQHCEDKQKEHLACIKRHKELLAAKEKGLEEKIAQARQIYSERLEVSRTVKSLDAEMNRLRERINSENDRHGNREEIIQQFHDAKERYEDANSKVKNLKKFIRLLEEIMTQRFKIYRQFLRLLSLRCKLYFDNLLRIRACSGKIYFDHKNETLSITVQPREEDKAALNDVRSLSGGHG, from the exons ATGGgtaagagaaaggaagaaagtattTCAAAGCCTGGATCCCATAAAAGGAAGAGACAAGAATACACAAATGAACACAGTGATGAGTCTAGCGAAGAAGAAAATTCTCAGTCATCAGCTGATAGTAATTTCTCTTCACTGTCG ACTGTGGGGGAAGTTGGGATAATTGAAAGTATCCAGCTGAAGAACTTTATGTGCCATTCGATGTTGGGGCCTTTTCAGTTTGGATCAAATCTCAATTTTGTTGTTGGAAACAATGGAA GTGGAAAAAGTTCTGTATTAACTGCTCTTATTGTTGGACTTGGTGGAAAAGCCACTGCAACTAATAGAGGTTcctcattaaaaatgtttgtacGAGACGGAGAGAC ttctgcagATATTACCATAACATTACGAAACCAAGGTAGAGATGCATTTAAACCAGAAGCGTATGGTAGCTCTATTATTGTGAATCAGCGCATTAATCTGGATGGAAGCAGAAGTTATagactgaaaagcaaatctg GGACCttaatttcttcaaagaaagagGAACTCATAGGAATACTGGATCACTTTAATATACAG gtaGATAATCCTGTGTCTGTTTTAACCCAAGAGATGAGTAAGCACTTTTTACAGTCTAAAAATGAAGGTGACAAGTACAAG ttttttaTGAAGGCAACTCAGCTAGAACAAATGAAAGAAGATTACTCCTctattatgaaaacaaaagaaaatacatgtattCAGATAGAACAAGGAGTAGAG cgTCTTCAAGAACTTAAGCAGCTTTATGGTGAAAAAAAGGAACGTTACAAAAGCATTGGGTTTGTGAATGACATGCGAAATCGTCTTGAAGATTTGAAACATAAAATGGCATGGGCAGTG GTGGgtgagatggaaaaagaaatacagccGATCAAAGAAGGCATCATTGCTGAAGAAGGAAATACAGGGAAGTTTGTTCAGAAGGTAGAAGAATGCCAG ATAAAAGTGAATGAAGCAGAACAGAAGTACAAAGCGTTACAAGACAAGTTAATAACAGTAAGTGAAGAAGCACAAGCTCTGCATCCTCAGTGTGTTTCTTTGAAGGCTGATGTGcaggcaagaagaaaagcagtcaATGAAACTGAG GTAGTTTATAATCGTCTCAAAACTGAGTTAAAACGTCTGGGAAAAGACGATGAACAGCTACGTAAACGAAttgaagaactgaaaagcag TGCTAATCAGGTTTCAGAGCCTGAAAAATtggaaagacaaaggaaaattgCACACTTAAGGGGACAGTTAAAGGCATTCCATGATGAAGAAATGATGATTGGTCAACAGGTGGATCAGTTTCAGCAGGCTATATATAAGTGTAAGGAAGAACATGCTAGAATTAG GAGAGAAGACTGTGATGCAAAACAAGCACTGGATGCCAAGCAGAAACAGCTGAGAGAGTTGAAAGATAGTAAAACAAATACCTTGAAAAGATTTGGACCACATATGCCAGCATTTCTTGAAGCAGTTGAAACAGCCTATAGGCAAGGGCGCTTTAAACACAAACCTGTCGGACCTTTAG GTGCTTTCATTCATCTGAAAGATGCTGAACTGACCTTGGCTGTTGAATGTTGTTTAAAGAGCCTAGTTCAGGCATTTTGCTGTGATAATCACAGTGATGAAAAAACTCTTCAGCTACTGATGTCAAAATATTATCCGCATGGATTTAGACCtcaaataattgtaaataaattTCAGGATAAAGTTTATGATGTTAGACACAG aggaGTTCATCATCCAGAATTCCCATCAGTTCTCACAGCACTGGAAATAGATCATGCAATGGTTGCCAACTGTTTGATCGACGTGAGGAGTATAGAAACAGTCCTGCTGATTAAA AGTAGCCGTAAAGCTCGTGAAGTAATGCAGCTTAATCGGCCCCCAAAAAATTGTAGAGAAGCTTTCACGGCTGAAGGCGATCAAGTCTTTGAAAGACGATACTACTCTTCTGATTACGTCAGACCCAAGTTCCTAAGCAAAGATGTTGAAGCAGAAATAAG TCACTtggagaaagaaattgaaaacaaaaaggcacagATGACAGTATCTCAGCAATGTTTATGTTCCATTGAAAATGAGATTAGGCAGAATGAAGATCATCTTCATGGTCATCGACGACACCAAAAAGAACTACAG ataaaaataagaacaacaaatgcagaaatagcAGATCTTGAAAATATGGAAGAACACCAGTCAGTGGACATCCGTACATTA GAAGATGAAGCTAAAGAAAATAAGGGTAAGATGGAATCTGTTAAAAAAGACATGCaggaacaaagcagaaaaatggaagaactgAAAAGTATTCTTCaggtagctgaaaaaaaatttgaagaaatgaaagaaaaagttcatcaagtaGAAGAAATTGCTGGTCCAATTAAG GATGAATTAAACCAAGCTGACTCAGAAGTGGAAAACAGTAAACGCCGTTTGCAGCACTGtgaagacaaacagaaagaacaCTTGGCGTGCATAAAAAGACATAAAGAATTACTTGCTGCCAAAGAAAAAGGATTAGAG GAAAAAATTGCACAAGCTAGGCAGATCTACTCAGAGCGCTTAGAAGTCAGCAGAACTGTTAAGAGTCTTGATGCAGAAATGAATCGCTTGAGAGAGAGGATAAATTCAGAAAATGATCGCCatggaaacagagaagaaataataca GCAATTTCATGATGCAAAGGAAAGATATGAGGATGCAAACAGTAAagtaaagaatttaaagaaatttattAGGCTGCTGGAAGAAATAATGACACAGAGATTCAAAATATATCGACAATTCTTAAG GCTCCTTTCTTTACGATGCAAACTCTACTTCGACAATTTATTACGTATTCGAGCTTGctctggaaaaatatattttgatcaCAAGAATGAGACACTTTCAATAACA gttCAGCCTCGAGAGGAAGATAAAGCTGCCCTTAATGACGTGAGATCCTTATCAGGAG GACATGGTTAA